One genomic segment of Rhodopirellula islandica includes these proteins:
- the cysC gene encoding adenylyl-sulfate kinase, giving the protein MSQPNTDQPSATSDAKDDVQKNIVWHTQTVSREDRESKLGQRGVVVWFTGLSGCGKSTIANELDRLLIQRGATCTLLDGDNVRHGLCAPPAVLKSEHGEEFADRFGLGFGPTDREENIRRIGAVTELFASAGVITLAAFVSPYQRDRDRVRKTIESSGRAGDFLEVFVDTPLDVCKQRDPKGLYQKAMAGEIKNFTGISDPYDVPPSPEIHLKWQADQTPHDQASQIIAEMERRGVLQSTEG; this is encoded by the coding sequence ATGAGCCAGCCCAACACGGACCAACCTTCCGCCACCAGCGACGCCAAGGATGATGTTCAGAAGAATATCGTTTGGCACACGCAGACCGTTTCTCGCGAAGACCGGGAATCGAAGTTGGGGCAACGAGGGGTGGTGGTTTGGTTCACTGGGCTGAGCGGATGTGGGAAGAGCACGATCGCGAATGAGTTGGATCGATTGTTGATTCAGCGTGGCGCGACCTGCACGCTGTTGGATGGCGACAATGTGCGTCATGGTTTGTGTGCGCCTCCTGCGGTTTTGAAAAGCGAGCATGGCGAGGAATTCGCGGATCGATTTGGGTTGGGATTCGGTCCGACGGATCGGGAAGAAAACATTCGCCGAATCGGAGCGGTGACGGAACTGTTCGCGTCCGCGGGCGTGATCACGTTGGCTGCCTTTGTCAGTCCCTACCAACGGGATCGAGATCGGGTGCGGAAGACGATTGAGAGCAGCGGTCGGGCTGGTGATTTCTTGGAAGTCTTCGTCGACACGCCGCTAGACGTTTGTAAACAGCGAGATCCCAAGGGGCTGTATCAGAAAGCCATGGCTGGCGAGATCAAGAATTTCACGGGGATCAGCGATCCTTACGATGTGCCTCCCTCGCCCGAGATCCACCTGAAATGGCAGGCAGACCAGACGCCGCATGATCAGGCGTCTCAGATCATCGCTGAAATGGAGCGGCGCGGCGTCCTGCAGTCCACGGAGGGGTGA
- a CDS encoding SMI1/KNR4 family protein: MSDPLDDAETPSGPNASVQSGQSLDAAPKWSDQLQERFAVTLQPDLASWFDDEVWRSPGNGEFVVAVSPETLLKSVPDPVWPPLMPPNFLPLVGSHAGDWLCLRLSDGENAAGGAAYDLCHWYHGGGDWLPWGNSLAEALLFDQILPFLPASDHRHAIPSPMDNARSVQPGTNAWQDWMTRWLPEGVRPIAQEQRWQSEGTGWIDDLLNAGVCGVAIGCQLVIDELSNELTRHLMPADANRMGLAWNDIMRWGFDLRTLPVEIANRLQDEGAVQPGAMDPAQQNWSRIESLCERTHALAPELAWAAELLGYCRMQREDFSGAAVAFWASMRCSVFTDQSVRLRTHWATSGAEGMAKFGAYWMSHESKLRPESGDTSIDQSKAKPPANAVPASVSMSEYLDCLQNREGGSVRSRLTTFFLERADQNTASGQHAEAVRCLYAAGWDLGTEPMTLYADLLGRLVNLTQVAGWTSHEILARMHRDCFRKRYGT; encoded by the coding sequence ACGCTTCGGTTCAATCAGGTCAGTCGCTTGATGCTGCGCCGAAATGGTCCGATCAACTGCAGGAACGATTTGCGGTGACGCTGCAGCCGGACTTGGCGTCCTGGTTTGACGACGAGGTGTGGCGGTCTCCCGGAAATGGCGAATTCGTCGTGGCCGTTTCGCCGGAAACGTTGCTCAAGTCCGTTCCTGATCCGGTCTGGCCGCCCTTGATGCCTCCCAATTTTCTGCCTTTGGTGGGAAGTCATGCGGGGGATTGGCTCTGCTTGCGACTGTCTGACGGGGAAAACGCGGCGGGGGGAGCTGCTTACGATTTGTGTCATTGGTACCACGGTGGCGGCGATTGGCTGCCCTGGGGGAACTCTCTGGCCGAGGCCTTGTTGTTCGATCAGATTTTGCCGTTTTTGCCTGCCAGCGATCATCGGCACGCGATTCCTTCGCCGATGGACAACGCTCGTTCGGTTCAGCCGGGAACGAATGCTTGGCAGGATTGGATGACACGGTGGTTGCCGGAGGGGGTGCGTCCGATCGCCCAGGAGCAACGCTGGCAGTCCGAAGGCACGGGCTGGATCGACGATTTGTTGAACGCGGGTGTGTGCGGTGTTGCGATCGGTTGCCAGTTGGTGATCGACGAGTTGAGCAACGAATTGACGCGGCACTTGATGCCGGCTGATGCCAACCGAATGGGTCTCGCCTGGAATGACATCATGCGGTGGGGGTTTGATTTACGGACGTTGCCCGTGGAGATCGCCAATCGGTTGCAAGACGAAGGGGCCGTTCAGCCGGGCGCGATGGACCCAGCCCAACAGAATTGGTCGCGGATCGAGAGCCTTTGTGAACGCACTCACGCGTTGGCACCGGAGTTGGCTTGGGCGGCCGAGTTGCTGGGGTATTGCCGCATGCAACGCGAGGATTTCAGTGGCGCGGCGGTGGCGTTTTGGGCGTCGATGCGGTGCAGTGTGTTCACTGACCAGAGCGTCCGGTTGCGGACTCACTGGGCAACGTCGGGAGCCGAAGGGATGGCCAAGTTTGGTGCCTATTGGATGTCTCACGAGAGCAAGTTGCGGCCCGAGTCAGGGGACACATCGATCGATCAGTCCAAGGCCAAACCACCTGCCAATGCTGTGCCCGCGTCGGTTTCTATGTCCGAGTACCTCGACTGCTTGCAGAACCGGGAGGGTGGTTCGGTGCGGAGTCGTTTGACCACCTTCTTTCTGGAGCGTGCGGACCAGAACACTGCTAGCGGTCAGCATGCCGAAGCGGTTCGATGTCTGTACGCGGCGGGTTGGGATTTGGGGACAGAACCGATGACGTTGTACGCCGATTTGCTGGGGCGATTGGTCAATCTCACTCAGGTTGCCGGGTGGACATCCCATGAAATTCTGGCTCGGATGCATCGTGATTGCTTCCGAAAGCGTTACGGCACTTGA